Within Leishmania infantum JPCM5 genome chromosome 35, the genomic segment GCGGGTGAGTTCGACAACGAGTGCATTGCCGTCGCAGCCATGCTCCTGACCTTCTACTGCTGggtgcgctcgctgcgcacgcggtcCTCGTGGCCCATCGGTGTCCTCACCGGTGTCGCCTACGGCTAcatggtggcggcgtggggCGGCTACATTTTCGTGCTCAACATGGTTGCCATGCATGCCGGCATATCATCGATGGTGGACTGGGCCCGCAACACGTACAacccgtcgctgctgcgtgcatACACGCTGTTCTAcgtcgtcggcaccgccatcgccgtgtgcgtgccgccaGTGGGGATGTCGCCCTTCAAgtcgctggagcagctgggTGCACTGCTGGTGCTTGTCTTCCTGTGTGGACTGCAGGCGTGCGAGGTGtttcgcgcacgcgccggtGTCGAGGTTCGCTCTCGCGCGAACTTCAAGatccgcgtgcgcgtcttcaGCGTGATGGCTGGCGTGGCTGCGCTTGCGATCGCGGTGCTGGCACCGACGGGGTACTTCGGGCCCCTTTCggtccgtgtgcgtgcgctgttcgtggagcacacgcgcactggCAATCCGCTGGTCGACTCGGTCGCCGAGCACCGCAAGACGAGTCCGGAAGCGTACGCATTTTTTCTGGACTTCACCTACCCGATGTGGCTGCTCGGCACAGTATTGCAGCTGTTCGGTGCAGGGATGGGGTCACGGAAGGAGGCGCGGTTGTTTATGGGGCTGTACTCACTCGCCACCTACTACTTTTCAGATCGTATGTCACGCTTGATGGTGCTGGCTGGcccggcggctgccgctaTGGCGGCAGGAATCCTGGGCATCGTGTACGAATGGTGTTGGGCGCAGCTGACCGGCTGGGCATCTCCGAGCCTCTCTGCTGTTGGCAGCAAAGGCACGGACGGCTTTGACAACCATATAGGAAAAACTCAGACGCAGTCCAGCACCGCAAACCGTAACCGTGGTGTGCGAGCTCatgctgttgccgctgtaAAGTCGATGAAGGCAGCTGTGGACCTTCTTCCGCTGGTGTTGCGAGCTGGCGTCGCTGTGGCCATCCTTGCTGTCACCGTTGGTACGCCGTACGTCTCTCAGTTCCAGGTTCGTTGTATTCAGTCTGCGTACTCCTTTGCTGGCCCGCGTATCGTGTTCcagacgcagctgcgcaccggcGAGCAAGTGATAGTGAAGGACTACCTCGAGGCCTACGAGTGGCTGCGCGACAACACGCCAGAGGACGCGCGCATTTTGGCCTGGTGGGACTACGGCTACCAGATCACAGGCATCGGCAACCGCACCTCGCTGGCCGATGGCAACACCTGGAACCACGAGCACATCGCCACCATCGGCAAGATGCTGACGTCGCccgtggcggaggcgcactCGCTGGTGCGCCACATGGCCGACTACGTCCTAATCTGGGCTGGGCAGAGCGGCGACCTGATGAAGTCACCGCACATGGCGCGCATCGGCAACAGTGTGTACCACGACATCTGCCCCCACGACCCGCTGTGCCAGCAATTTGGCTTTTACAGAAATGATTACAGTCGCCCAACACCGATGATGcgggcgtcgctgctgtaCAACCTGCACGAGGTCGGGAAAACAAAGGGCGTGAAGGTGGACCCGTCTCTCTTTCAGGAGGTGTACTCGTCCAAGTACGGCCTGGTGCGCGTCTTCAAGGTCATGAACGTGAGCGAGGAGAGCAAGAAGTGGGTTGCTGACCCGGCAAACCGCGTGTGCCACCCGCCTGGGTCGTGGATCTGCCCCGGGCAGTACCCGCCGGCGAAGGAGATCCAGGAGATGCTGGCACACCGCGTCCCCTTCGATCAGATGGGCAAGGACAAGAAGGACAAGGAGGCGTACCACAAGGCGTACATGGAAAAGTCGAAGAAGGTAGTCGAGTTCTGAAGCTGTTTTTCAGTATCGACTCGTTGGCTGAGGGGGCGCAGAACTGAGAGAGAGGTGATGGTAGCCTTCGTCCTTCTCTCCCTAtcgcctttttttcttgtatTTTTTATGTGTAGTGCTCTGTTTCGCCCGCGCTGCATCCCTCGAAACTCTCAGGGCCACTTTGGGGAAAGGGCAGAGGTGGCCAGGTGATGCGCCATGGATGGTGTTGTTTGCCTAATGGTTGCCGAAACAAGGAAGAAGCATTCATGATAAAAAGGAAAGCAGACTCTCCAGTGGGGCGCACGATTCGGCTTCGCAGTGCGCAGCAATGTGTCGAACCTACTTGTCAGCACAGTCCTCGCAGATTGTCGGTGGAGGGCGGAGCGCCGCTttgtctttttttgttgttgtttgtttgtttgtttgtttcgttAGCTCAAGATGCACATTCTGCCCCTGATGATGCCGGAAACCTCGGTGCGTGgtatctcagggtccagtacCCACTCTTTCTGGGGAGGCCAAGAGCCTGCAGCCTGGACTCCGGTACGGCTACGGGCTCTTGGTGTGCGCAGAGCGGTCTGAGTTGGCTCTACGCGGAAAAGACTTGCGGTCATGATCAGCATGAGATCAGCTCACTACGAATCGTGTTGGCAATTTAACCAATAGGCGTGTTTCACACacaccccgccgccgcccgcccgcGGGGCTGCCAGGCATTTGGCCTCCCAGGTTTTCAGTATTCCGATGTGGCAAAGGATGAGAAGCACGGTGCTGATGCCTCTGTGTTCACGCAACAGGACATGCGCACAGGTGTGGGCCCTCTCCTTTGTTGTCAAGGACGAAGTTGCAGCAGTGACGCTCTGGCTTTGCCGCGATGGCCCTACTATAAAAACACAATTCTCGTCGGGCTGCACACCTAACAGTGGCCTGGTGGCACGGGAAACTTTCTCGATCAGGTGCCAAGCGAGGTCGCACTCGGCCTTCACGCTATGGGGGTGTGGGCCGGCTCGCGCTGCCTGGTGTGGAACACGAGATGACGACCCAGCTGATTGGGGGGGGACCACTCCACGTGATTGGCGTAGGGCCCACTCCTTCACATGCGCAAGCAACAAAAACGCCCCAACCATGGCGCAGTGCATACCGGGGGCACGGAGATGTCACCACATCGCCGAGTACCGACTGTGTGAAGTTCAGTATCCACGCTGAGGAGGGATTTGAACAGGTGCCGCGAGCGATGGGTGGCGCCCAATTATGTTTTCCCACAGATTGAACTGGAAACTCTGCCGTGCCCTGATTGACGAATCGAttcgcaaaaaaaaaactcgCCTACACCGCAGCCGCCCACAAGCGAGGACGCGTCGGCTTCAGAgtgccgcgctgccaccgACCACACAAAGACGACCCGAAAGCGCAGTAAAGGTAGGGAAGTCGAATCGCCCATTCCGTTACAGCCACAACAGGCACAGTCACAAAGCATCCCTCAAAGATAAGGTAAAATTCATCGCTAGACTCATGACTGAGACCGCCGGGAACGTTGCCCTGCCTGGTAGAGCCGCTCACACACTGTTCAAGGCGCCAGAGGCGACGTGATTCGAAGCAACTCTTGAGAAGGCAGCCTGCGCGTCGCCCGAGCATTGCCCTCGCTCGGACGTGCTTATCAAAGAGCCCGCCTCGAAGGATGCATGCAGCCCCGCtgcgccctccctccaccccgcCCTGTGACGTCGACCAGCACCCGGCGAAAAAGTCCCTTCAGCGAGTCGCCTCGCGACGACTGCGCCGTCATTCTGCGAGACAGGCTCCAGCCGCGCCCGTACAGCCTCCGTCCTCACCCCGCTCAGCTTTAGACCTCCCCCCTGGGGTTGCTCCCCCAACAAGCCAGAGTCGCACCACCAAGGTACACCGAGACAGCCGCAGCGTTTGTCGACCCTACGCCGGCACGCTGGGCTTCCTGCATCACGGCGCCTCAGAGGCCCAAACGCGGCCCgcaccacacacgccgcaCCATGGCTCTCCCACACCATCGCCCCCGCCCACCCTCTGTGTTCGCGCCCACAAGAACAAGTCCAAGATGGCCAGGCGTGCATGCCCAGTCGCACAACCATCCCTCCTGGACCCTCTTCACCTCATGATGGTGGTGGACCCCCCGAGCGTGCAGCGCAACCGGACGCCGGCACGGCACCACGCCATCCGTGCT encodes:
- a CDS encoding oligosaccharyl transferase-like protein — encoded protein: MLLLFFSFLYCLKNAYGVRLLSVQIYGYLIHEFDPWFNYRAAEYMSTHGWSAFFSWFDYMSWYPLGRPVGSTTYPGLQLTAVAIHRALAAAGMPMSLNNVCVLMPAWFGAIATATMAGMTYEMSGSGITAAIAAFIFMILPAHLMRSMAGEFDNECIAVAAMLLTFYCWVRSLRTRSSWPIGVLTGVAYGYMVAAWGGYIFVLNMVAMHAGISSMVDWARNTYNPSLLRAYTLFYVVGTAIAVCVPPVGMSPFKSLEQLGALLVLVFLCGLQACEVFRARAGVEVRSRANFKIRVRVFSVMAGVAALAIAVLAPTGYFGPLSVRVRALFVEHTRTGNPLVDSVAEHRKTSPEAYAFFLDFTYPMWLLGTVLQLFGAGMGSRKEARLFMGLYSLATYYFSDRMSRLMVLAGPAAAAMAAGILGIVYEWCWAQLTGWASPSLSAVGSKGTDGFDNHIGKTQTQSSTANRNRGVRAHAVAAVKSMKAAVDLLPLVLRAGVAVAILAVTVGTPYVSQFQVRCIQSAYSFAGPRIVFQTQLRTGEQVIVKDYLEAYEWLRDNTPEDARILAWWDYGYQITGIGNRTSLADGNTWNHEHIATIGKMLTSPVAEAHSLVRHMADYVLIWAGQSGDLMKSPHMARIGNSVYHDICPHDPLCQQFGFYRNDYSRPTPMMRASLLYNLHEVGKTKGVKVDPSLFQEVYSSKYGLVRVFKVMNVSEESKKWVADPANRVCHPPGSWICPGQYPPAKEIQEMLAHRVPFDQMGKDKKDKEAYHKAYMEKSKKVVEF